From the Halomonas meridiana genome, one window contains:
- the dnaA gene encoding chromosomal replication initiator protein DnaA translates to MSLALWQQCLDYLQDELNSQQFNTWIRPLQAEEGETNELRLLAPNRFVRDWVSDKYAKRISELMRELAPSKPPKVSLTVGSRRAAAPAPQPRDLGHPVSAAPAQPASPAVHTPPRGDIADEREIDQLREESAANRRGNERQVQVEGSLKHNSGLNPNFTFDTFVEGKSNQLARAASRQVSENPGGAYNPLFLYGGVGLGKTHLMHAVGNALAGRRENARVVYLHSERFVADMVKALQLNAINDFKRFYRSVDALLIDDIQFFAGKERSQEEFFHTFNALLEGGQQMILTSDRYPKEISGVEERLKSRFGWGLTVAIEPPELETRVAILMKKADQAKVDLPHDAAFFIAQKIRSNVRELEGALKKVIADSHFMGKTITQDFIRESLKDLLALQDKQVGVDNIQRTVAEYYKIKVADLLSKRRSRSVARPRQVAMALAKELTNHSLPEIGDAFGGRDHTTVLHACRKVKALQEENADIREDYKNLLRLLTS, encoded by the coding sequence GAAGAAGGAGAGACCAATGAGCTGCGCTTGTTGGCGCCGAATCGCTTTGTGCGCGACTGGGTGAGTGATAAGTACGCCAAGCGTATTAGTGAACTGATGCGCGAGCTGGCGCCCTCCAAGCCTCCCAAAGTCAGCTTGACGGTGGGTAGCCGCCGGGCCGCAGCCCCCGCCCCTCAGCCTCGCGATCTAGGTCATCCGGTGTCAGCTGCACCGGCGCAGCCAGCGTCGCCTGCAGTGCATACGCCGCCCCGGGGAGACATCGCCGACGAGCGTGAAATCGATCAACTGCGTGAAGAGAGCGCCGCCAATCGACGCGGTAATGAGCGTCAGGTTCAAGTCGAAGGCAGCTTGAAGCACAATAGCGGCCTGAATCCCAATTTCACGTTTGATACTTTCGTGGAAGGTAAATCTAACCAGCTGGCCCGTGCGGCGTCTCGCCAAGTGTCGGAAAATCCTGGCGGTGCCTATAATCCGCTGTTTTTATACGGTGGGGTTGGCTTGGGTAAAACGCACTTGATGCACGCTGTGGGCAATGCGCTGGCAGGTCGCCGGGAGAATGCCCGCGTGGTTTATCTCCACTCTGAGCGCTTCGTGGCCGACATGGTGAAGGCGCTACAGCTCAATGCGATCAACGATTTCAAGCGTTTCTACCGCAGCGTCGATGCCCTCCTGATCGATGACATTCAGTTTTTTGCCGGTAAAGAGCGCTCCCAGGAAGAGTTCTTTCATACGTTCAATGCGCTGTTAGAGGGCGGTCAGCAGATGATCCTGACCTCTGACCGCTACCCAAAAGAGATCAGCGGCGTCGAAGAGCGTCTGAAGTCGCGCTTTGGCTGGGGGCTCACCGTCGCCATCGAGCCGCCGGAGCTCGAGACCCGGGTAGCGATTTTGATGAAGAAGGCCGATCAGGCCAAAGTGGATCTGCCACACGATGCTGCCTTCTTCATTGCCCAGAAGATTCGGTCTAACGTGCGTGAATTGGAAGGCGCGTTGAAGAAAGTCATTGCTGACTCACACTTCATGGGTAAGACCATCACCCAAGATTTTATCCGTGAGTCGTTAAAAGATCTTTTAGCGCTGCAGGATAAGCAGGTGGGGGTGGATAACATTCAGCGCACGGTGGCTGAATATTACAAAATCAAAGTGGCGGATCTGCTTTCCAAGCGGCGTTCACGCTCGGTAGCGCGCCCCCGACAGGTCGCGATGGCGCTGGCGAAAGAGCTCACCAATCATAGCTTGCCAGAAATTGGCGATGCGTTTGGTGGCCGTGATCACACCACCGTGCTGCACGCCTGCCGCAAAGTAAAAGCGTTGCAAGAAGAGAATGCGGATATTCGCGAGGATTACAAAAACCTTCTTCGTCTGCTAACCAGTTAA
- the dnaN gene encoding DNA polymerase III subunit beta, translating into MKFTISREALLRPLTLVAGVVERRQTLPVLSNVLIQVEGDQVALTGTDLEVELVGRTVASQVKQAGAATVPARKLMDICKSLPDQSDIQLAVEEGRAVLRSGRSRFTLSTLPVAEFPNIEDADGSQELSVPRGTLKHLIESTSFAMAQQDVRYYLNGMLLEIQSNLLRTVATDGHRLAMCSRPIEVAVSQSQKLIVPRKGILELSRLLDDSDEPVSLTLGATHVRAHTGDFTFTSKLIDGKFPDYERVVPRNGDKVLIAERAELRQVLSRTAILSNEKYRGVRLYLEEGNLKVMANNPEQEEAEENVAVEYNGSAMEVGFNVGYLVDVLSVLDEERVQMTLADPNSSALLEEPGGGDALYVVMPMRL; encoded by the coding sequence ATGAAATTTACCATTTCCCGAGAGGCGCTGCTTCGCCCGCTGACTCTGGTGGCGGGCGTAGTAGAACGGCGCCAAACGCTGCCTGTGCTCTCTAACGTACTGATTCAAGTAGAAGGCGACCAGGTCGCCCTGACCGGTACGGACCTAGAAGTTGAACTAGTAGGTCGCACGGTCGCCAGCCAAGTGAAGCAAGCGGGCGCTGCTACGGTGCCGGCTAGAAAGCTGATGGATATCTGTAAGTCGCTGCCCGATCAGTCCGACATTCAACTGGCGGTCGAAGAAGGGCGTGCGGTTTTACGTAGCGGTCGTTCGCGCTTTACACTTTCTACACTTCCTGTGGCAGAGTTTCCCAATATCGAAGATGCCGACGGAAGTCAGGAGCTTAGCGTTCCCCGTGGCACGTTAAAGCATTTGATCGAGTCCACCTCCTTTGCCATGGCGCAGCAGGACGTACGTTATTACCTCAACGGCATGCTGCTAGAGATTCAGAGCAACCTGCTGCGCACGGTCGCCACCGACGGGCACCGGTTGGCGATGTGCTCGCGTCCTATCGAGGTCGCGGTCAGCCAATCCCAAAAGCTGATCGTGCCTCGTAAAGGTATTTTGGAGCTGTCCCGTCTTTTGGATGACAGTGACGAGCCGGTTAGTCTGACGCTTGGCGCTACCCATGTACGCGCCCATACGGGAGACTTCACGTTCACGTCGAAGCTGATCGACGGCAAGTTTCCGGACTACGAGCGCGTGGTGCCGCGTAATGGCGACAAAGTACTCATCGCCGAGCGTGCCGAGCTTCGTCAAGTGCTGTCGCGTACCGCCATTCTCTCCAACGAAAAGTACCGCGGGGTGCGCCTCTACTTGGAAGAAGGCAACCTCAAGGTCATGGCCAATAACCCCGAGCAGGAAGAGGCCGAAGAGAACGTCGCTGTGGAGTACAACGGTAGCGCCATGGAAGTGGGATTCAACGTGGGCTATCTGGTCGATGTGCTTTCCGTGCTGGACGAAGAGCGGGTACAGATGACCCTAGCCGACCCCAACAGCAGTGCGCTGCTGGAAGAGCCAGGCGGTGGCGATGCGCTCTATGTCGTGATGCCGATGCGCCTGTAA
- the recF gene encoding DNA replication/repair protein RecF (All proteins in this family for which functions are known are DNA-binding proteins that assist the filamentation of RecA onto DNA for the initiation of recombination or recombinational repair.), translated as MSVTQLTFQGLRNLAPVTLHPSSRINVIHGVNGSGKTSLLEGIHILGMGRSFRTRQLKNVIQTDAPYMTLHGRLAGDPEVTLGVRRMRAQRELELRLRGEKGVRLAELVEAMPLQLINPDAFRLLEGSPAGRREFLDWGVFHVKHHFLDAWRRTRRAVKHRNALLRRGRIVPNEIAVWEQELALWGEQMDALRQAWFSEFLPMFDKTLKTLLPLPGLTLRYARGWDKQRSLAEVLHDSRDTDQQMGFTQQGPQRADLHIRLNKQPAIEVLSRGQQKLVVSALKLAQGRLLESTAQRHCIYLIDDLPAELDEHHRRQFCTLLEEMQCQAFITSVEPTALSDVWQPSTAVEMFHVKHSAQGLSQCQPDG; from the coding sequence ATGAGCGTGACACAACTCACTTTTCAGGGGCTGCGTAATTTAGCGCCGGTCACGCTTCATCCCTCATCGCGTATTAACGTGATCCATGGCGTCAACGGCAGCGGAAAGACCAGTCTGCTAGAGGGCATTCATATCCTCGGCATGGGGCGTTCCTTTCGCACTCGCCAGCTCAAAAACGTCATCCAAACGGACGCCCCCTATATGACGCTGCACGGCCGTTTGGCAGGGGACCCTGAGGTGACCCTTGGCGTGAGGCGTATGCGCGCTCAGCGTGAGCTGGAGCTACGCCTGAGGGGAGAGAAGGGCGTGAGGTTAGCCGAACTCGTCGAGGCCATGCCGCTGCAGCTCATCAATCCAGATGCGTTTCGTTTGCTGGAGGGGTCGCCAGCAGGGCGTCGTGAGTTTTTGGATTGGGGTGTGTTTCACGTGAAACACCACTTTCTGGATGCTTGGCGTCGGACCCGGCGTGCGGTGAAACATCGGAATGCGCTTCTCAGGCGTGGTAGAATAGTGCCCAATGAAATAGCGGTTTGGGAGCAAGAGTTAGCACTCTGGGGCGAACAAATGGATGCGCTTCGCCAAGCATGGTTCAGCGAATTTCTCCCCATGTTCGATAAAACTCTGAAGACGCTATTGCCGCTACCGGGATTAACGTTGCGCTATGCCCGCGGCTGGGACAAGCAGCGCTCGTTGGCAGAAGTGCTGCACGATAGCCGTGATACGGACCAGCAGATGGGGTTTACCCAGCAAGGCCCTCAGCGTGCGGATTTGCACATCCGGCTGAATAAACAGCCTGCCATTGAGGTGCTTTCCAGAGGCCAGCAGAAGCTCGTGGTGAGTGCATTGAAACTAGCTCAGGGTAGGCTTCTGGAAAGTACCGCACAGCGGCACTGTATCTATTTGATCGACGACTTACCGGCAGAGCTGGATGAGCATCACCGCCGCCAGTTCTGTACGTTACTCGAAGAGATGCAGTGCCAAGCATTTATTACCAGCGTCGAACCCACCGCGCTAAGCGACGTTTGGCAGCCTTCTACAGCCGTCGAGATGTTTCACGTGAAACACTCCGCGCAAGGGCTCAGCCAGTGCCAGCCAGATGGGTAG